A genome region from Dickeya chrysanthemi NCPPB 402 includes the following:
- a CDS encoding pirin family protein — protein sequence MRTVSACHAAYRDDIADLITRRPVPGPDVPQVDPFLFLNHHGPQVYSPNNSGLPFGPHPHRGFETVTFILAGSLAHRDSGGHESIINAGGVQWMTAGSGLVHSELSPEDFKRQGGAMEILQLWVNLPARLKMTSPRYIGLQRDDIPRVPLASGQGEMQLIAGVYAGVTGPIPSLTGVFMSVVQLQPGAEVVLPAPQGNNVFLYVVRGSVRVAGTPVSPWNLVEMHDDGDAVVINATEAAVLLFGYAEPIEEPVVSYGPFVMNTRDEIQQAIADYHAGKFDKV from the coding sequence ATGCGTACTGTCTCAGCCTGCCATGCCGCTTATCGGGATGACATTGCGGACCTGATAACCCGTCGTCCGGTGCCCGGTCCGGACGTGCCGCAGGTGGATCCTTTTTTGTTTCTGAATCACCACGGCCCACAAGTGTATTCACCGAATAACTCGGGGTTACCTTTCGGGCCGCATCCTCACCGTGGGTTTGAAACCGTCACGTTTATTTTGGCAGGGAGTCTGGCGCACCGTGACAGCGGTGGGCATGAAAGCATTATCAATGCAGGGGGCGTGCAGTGGATGACGGCCGGTTCCGGGCTGGTTCATTCCGAGCTGTCGCCGGAGGACTTCAAACGTCAGGGCGGCGCGATGGAGATCCTGCAATTGTGGGTGAATTTGCCCGCTCGCCTGAAAATGACGTCACCGCGTTATATCGGGCTGCAACGGGACGATATTCCCCGTGTGCCGCTGGCATCAGGGCAGGGGGAAATGCAGTTGATTGCCGGGGTGTATGCCGGGGTGACCGGCCCGATCCCATCGCTTACCGGTGTGTTTATGTCGGTGGTGCAGTTGCAACCGGGAGCAGAAGTCGTGTTACCTGCCCCGCAGGGAAACAACGTGTTCTTATACGTGGTGCGTGGCTCGGTGAGAGTCGCGGGTACTCCGGTTTCACCGTGGAATTTAGTGGAAATGCATGATGATGGCGATGCCGTTGTCATCAACGCCACGGAGGCGGCGGTGCTGCTGTTTGGGTATGCGGAACCGATAGAGGAACCCGTCGTCTCTTACGGGCCGTTCGTGATGAATACGCGTGACGAGATCCAGCAAGCGATAGCGGATTACCACGCCGGGAAGTTTGATAAGGTTTAA
- the pepA gene encoding leucyl aminopeptidase, with amino-acid sequence MEFSVKSGSPEKQRSACIVVGVFEPRRLSPIAEQLDKISDGYISALLRRGELEGKVGQSLLLHHVPNILSERILLIGCGKERELDERQYKQVIQKTINALNETGSMEAVCFLTELHVKGRNTYWKVRQAVETAKETLYTFDQLKTNKVELRRPLRKMVFNVPTRRELTSGERAIQHGLAIASGIKAAKDLGNMPPNICNAAYLASQARQLADGYNQITTRVIGEQQMKELGMNAYLAVGQGSQNESLMSVIEYKGNPDSASKPIVLVGKGLTFDAGGISIKPADSMDEMKYDMCGAAAVYGAMRVAAELALPLNIIGVLAGCENMVDGRSYRPGDILTTMSGQTVEVLNTDAEGRLVLCDTLTYVERFEPDVVIDVATLTGACVIALGHHLTGLMSNHNPLAHELLGAAEQAGDRAWRLPLGDEYQEQLDSNFADMANIGGRPGGAITAACFLSRFTRKYSWAHLDIAGTAWRSGKAKGATGRPVALLSQFLLNRAGLNDAE; translated from the coding sequence ATGGAGTTCAGCGTAAAAAGCGGTAGCCCGGAAAAACAACGCAGTGCCTGCATTGTCGTCGGCGTGTTTGAACCGCGTCGGCTGTCCCCTATCGCAGAACAACTCGATAAAATCAGCGATGGTTACATCAGCGCACTTCTTCGCCGAGGCGAGCTGGAGGGCAAAGTCGGGCAATCCCTGCTGTTGCACCATGTGCCCAATATCCTTTCCGAGCGGATTTTGCTGATTGGCTGCGGTAAAGAGCGCGAACTTGATGAGCGCCAGTACAAACAGGTCATTCAGAAAACCATCAACGCCCTCAATGAAACCGGTTCGATGGAAGCCGTCTGTTTTCTGACCGAATTGCATGTAAAAGGCCGCAACACCTATTGGAAAGTGCGTCAGGCGGTCGAAACCGCCAAAGAAACGCTGTATACCTTTGATCAATTAAAGACCAACAAGGTCGAGCTGCGTCGCCCGTTGCGCAAAATGGTGTTCAATGTGCCGACTCGCCGCGAACTGACGTCCGGCGAGCGCGCCATCCAGCATGGTCTGGCGATCGCCTCCGGCATCAAAGCGGCCAAAGATCTGGGCAATATGCCGCCGAACATCTGCAACGCCGCTTATCTGGCCTCGCAGGCGCGCCAATTGGCCGACGGTTACAATCAGATCACCACCCGCGTCATCGGTGAACAGCAGATGAAAGAGCTGGGGATGAACGCCTACCTGGCGGTAGGACAGGGTTCACAGAACGAATCGCTGATGTCGGTTATCGAATACAAAGGTAATCCGGATAGCGCCAGCAAGCCTATCGTGCTGGTCGGCAAGGGTCTGACCTTTGATGCCGGCGGCATCTCCATCAAACCCGCCGACAGCATGGACGAAATGAAGTACGACATGTGCGGTGCTGCTGCGGTTTACGGCGCTATGCGCGTGGCGGCGGAACTGGCGTTACCGCTCAACATCATCGGCGTACTGGCCGGTTGCGAAAATATGGTGGATGGCCGCTCTTATCGTCCCGGCGATATTCTGACTACCATGTCCGGCCAAACGGTGGAAGTGCTGAACACCGATGCCGAAGGCCGTCTGGTGCTGTGCGATACCCTGACTTACGTCGAACGCTTCGAACCGGACGTGGTGATTGACGTCGCCACCCTGACCGGCGCGTGCGTCATCGCACTGGGTCACCATCTGACCGGGTTGATGTCGAACCATAATCCGCTGGCGCATGAACTGCTGGGCGCCGCCGAGCAGGCGGGCGACCGCGCCTGGCGTCTGCCGCTGGGCGATGAATATCAGGAACAGTTGGACTCCAATTTCGCCGATATGGCGAACATCGGCGGCCGCCCCGGCGGGGCCATTACCGCCGCGTGCTTCCTGTCGCGCTTTACCCGCAAATACAGTTGGGCGCATCTGGATATCGCCGGCACCGCCTGGCGTTCAGGCAAGGCGAAAGGCGCTACCGGCCGCCCGGTAGCGTTGCTGTCGCAGTTCCTGTTAAACCGTGCCGGGTTGAATGACGCCGAGTAA
- the lptG gene encoding LPS export ABC transporter permease LptG: MFRVLDRYIGKTIFNTIMMTLFMLVSLSGIIKFVDQLRKVGQGGYSVMGAGLYTLLSVPKDIEIFFPMAALLGALLGLGTLATRSELVVMQASGFTRLQIAGSVMKTAIPLVLLTMAIGEWVAPAGEQMARNYRSQMMYGGSMLSTQSGLWAKDGNDFVYIQRVAGESELLGVNIYHFDKQNKLLSVRYAASAVYENGGWKLSQVEESDLSDGKQIGGSQTVSGEWKTNLTPDKLGVVALEPDALSIRGLYDYINYLRQSGQEASRYQLNMWSKLFAPLSVAVMMLMALSFIFGPLRSVPAGMRIVIGISFGFLFYVLDQIFGPLSLVYHIPPVLGALLPSALFLFISVMLLLKRR, from the coding sequence ATGTTTCGCGTACTGGACCGCTACATCGGTAAAACCATTTTCAACACCATCATGATGACGTTGTTCATGTTGGTGTCGCTCTCCGGCATCATTAAATTTGTCGATCAATTGCGCAAAGTGGGGCAAGGCGGCTACTCGGTAATGGGAGCCGGGCTGTATACGTTGCTCAGCGTACCAAAAGACATCGAGATCTTTTTCCCGATGGCGGCGCTGCTCGGCGCACTGTTGGGGCTGGGAACGCTGGCGACCCGCAGCGAACTGGTGGTGATGCAGGCATCCGGCTTTACCCGGTTGCAAATTGCCGGTTCCGTCATGAAGACCGCTATTCCGCTGGTGCTGCTGACCATGGCTATCGGCGAATGGGTCGCACCGGCGGGCGAACAAATGGCGCGTAACTACCGTTCACAGATGATGTACGGCGGTTCGATGCTGTCGACGCAAAGTGGCTTGTGGGCTAAAGACGGCAACGATTTCGTCTACATCCAGCGGGTGGCGGGAGAAAGTGAACTGCTGGGCGTCAACATTTATCATTTCGACAAACAGAACAAACTGTTGTCCGTTCGCTATGCCGCCTCTGCCGTGTATGAGAATGGCGGCTGGAAACTGTCTCAGGTTGAGGAGTCCGACCTGAGCGACGGCAAACAGATTGGCGGCAGCCAGACCGTCAGCGGTGAATGGAAAACCAACCTGACGCCGGACAAGCTCGGCGTGGTGGCGCTGGAGCCTGACGCGCTTTCTATCCGCGGCCTGTACGATTACATCAATTACCTGCGCCAGAGTGGGCAGGAGGCGAGCCGTTATCAGCTTAATATGTGGAGTAAACTCTTCGCGCCGCTGTCTGTGGCCGTCATGATGCTGATGGCACTGTCGTTTATCTTCGGTCCGCTGCGCAGTGTACCTGCCGGTATGCGAATCGTGATTGGCATTAGCTTCGGTTTTCTGTTTTACGTGCTGGATCAGATTTTTGGCCCGCTCAGTCTGGTGTACCACATTCCGCCGGTGCTGGGGGCGTTGTTGCCGAGCGCGTTGTTCCTGTTCATTAGCGTTATGCTGCTGCTAAAACGGCGCTAA
- a CDS encoding DNA polymerase III subunit chi, which produces MKNATFYLIESDRVSGELNACEALACDLAAARWRAGQRVLIACEDEQQALKLDEALWQREPHAFVPHNLAGEGPRQGAPVELAWPQKRGNAPRDLLISLMPQFADFATAFHEVIDFVPYEESLKQLARDRYKAYRSVGFQLTTATPPTH; this is translated from the coding sequence ATGAAAAACGCGACCTTCTATCTCATTGAGAGCGACCGCGTCAGCGGCGAACTGAACGCCTGCGAAGCGCTCGCTTGTGATTTGGCGGCGGCGCGCTGGCGCGCCGGCCAGCGCGTGCTGATCGCCTGCGAAGACGAGCAACAGGCGTTAAAGCTGGATGAAGCGCTGTGGCAACGTGAACCACACGCGTTCGTGCCGCACAATCTGGCGGGAGAAGGGCCGAGGCAAGGCGCGCCGGTGGAGCTGGCGTGGCCGCAAAAACGCGGCAATGCGCCGCGCGACCTGTTAATCAGCCTGATGCCGCAGTTCGCAGATTTTGCCACCGCTTTCCATGAAGTGATAGACTTCGTCCCTTACGAAGAATCTCTGAAACAGTTGGCGCGCGACCGCTATAAAGCCTATCGCAGCGTCGGCTTCCAATTGACCACGGCGACGCCGCCAACTCACTGA
- a CDS encoding LysE/ArgO family amino acid transporter, giving the protein MPLPIFITGFMTSAGLIVAIGAQNSFVLRQGMRREHVFWVSSVCFLCDMALMTLGVLGLGKIINDSKPAITALTLAGVLFLLWYGYNALKSAWRGNNQLTLPEGDGLRRRRTVIGASLAVSLLNPHVYLDTVAIIGGISSGIAADLKLFYLAGSISASFIWFYTIGYTAAACSRYFARPLTWRIIDSLIGCYMIFMALQLCRFLYQI; this is encoded by the coding sequence TTACCGGTTTTATGACCAGTGCCGGTTTGATCGTCGCGATCGGTGCGCAAAATTCCTTCGTGTTGCGTCAGGGGATGCGCCGGGAGCATGTGTTCTGGGTCAGTTCGGTGTGCTTTTTATGTGATATGGCGCTGATGACGCTTGGCGTGCTGGGCCTGGGGAAAATCATCAACGACAGTAAACCGGCGATCACGGCGCTGACGCTGGCCGGGGTGCTGTTTTTGCTGTGGTACGGTTACAACGCGCTGAAAAGCGCCTGGCGCGGCAACAACCAGTTGACGCTGCCCGAGGGCGACGGCCTGCGCCGCCGGCGCACGGTGATCGGCGCCAGTCTGGCGGTCAGTCTGCTGAATCCGCATGTCTATCTGGATACGGTCGCCATCATCGGCGGTATTTCTTCCGGCATCGCCGCCGACCTGAAACTGTTTTATCTGGCCGGCTCCATCAGCGCGTCGTTTATCTGGTTCTACACCATCGGTTACACGGCCGCCGCCTGCTCGCGTTATTTCGCCAGGCCGCTCACCTGGCGCATCATCGACAGCCTGATCGGCTGCTACATGATTTTTATGGCGTTGCAGTTGTGTCGCTTTTTGTATCAGATATAA
- a CDS encoding GNAT family N-acetyltransferase: protein MPDPISVLVLGRLAVDERDQRRGIGAGLLKDAVLRSRNVAQQVGNKALLVHALSDEAKAFYQYWGFVPSEIQEHTLLLSLW from the coding sequence ATGCCTGACCCCATTTCTGTTCTGGTACTTGGCCGATTAGCCGTTGATGAACGTGACCAACGCAGGGGGATCGGTGCCGGGCTCCTGAAAGATGCGGTACTCCGCTCCCGCAATGTCGCGCAGCAGGTAGGCAACAAAGCGTTATTGGTACATGCGTTATCTGATGAAGCAAAAGCGTTCTACCAATACTGGGGTTTTGTCCCGTCAGAAATACAGGAACACACCTTATTATTATCGTTATGGTAG
- a CDS encoding helix-turn-helix transcriptional regulator, whose amino-acid sequence MTSEPSLLKDQFVDMAFITKLTGLTDKWFYKLIQDGAFPPPIKFGRSSRWLQSEVEAWLQHRIEQSRVSQ is encoded by the coding sequence ATGACCAGCGAACCCAGCCTGCTCAAAGATCAATTCGTCGATATGGCGTTTATCACCAAATTGACCGGATTAACCGACAAATGGTTTTACAAGCTGATTCAGGACGGCGCATTTCCGCCCCCCATCAAATTTGGTCGCAGCTCCCGCTGGCTGCAAAGTGAAGTGGAAGCCTGGCTCCAGCACCGTATAGAACAATCCCGGGTATCACAATGA
- the vapC gene encoding type II toxin-antitoxin system tRNA(fMet)-specific endonuclease VapC codes for MLKYLLDTNICIYTIKNKPQEVREAFQRYYGQFAISAITLMELIYGAEKSANPEKNLAVIEGFSARLEIQPYGFDAAVHTGQIRAELAKKGTPIGPYDAMLAGHARSAGLILVTNNVREFERVPGLRVENWLNP; via the coding sequence ATGTTGAAATACCTGCTTGATACCAACATTTGCATTTACACCATAAAGAACAAGCCGCAAGAGGTCAGAGAGGCGTTCCAGCGTTATTACGGGCAGTTTGCGATAAGCGCCATCACGTTGATGGAGCTTATCTATGGCGCGGAAAAGTCGGCCAATCCAGAAAAGAATCTGGCGGTAATAGAAGGATTTTCCGCACGTCTGGAAATCCAGCCCTATGGGTTTGATGCCGCCGTGCATACCGGCCAAATCCGTGCCGAGCTGGCAAAAAAAGGAACGCCAATTGGCCCGTATGATGCGATGCTGGCGGGCCATGCGCGCTCGGCAGGCTTGATACTGGTGACGAACAATGTCCGTGAGTTTGAGCGCGTGCCGGGGCTGCGTGTGGAGAACTGGCTTAACCCATAA
- the lptF gene encoding LPS export ABC transporter permease LptF, which produces MIIIRYLVRETFKSQVAILFILLLIFFCQKLVRILGAAVDGDIPTNLVLSLLGLGVPEMAQLILPLSLFLGLLMTFGRLYAESEITVMHACGLSKSVLLKAALLLSLLTASLAAANVLWLSPWSSRHQDEVLAQARANPGMASLAEGQFQQTQDGNSVLFVGKVNGSDFERVFLAQLHPRENTRPSVVVADRGTVAARGDGSQVVTLSKGTRYEGTAMLRDFRITDFINYQAIVGYQPVAVDPSNVEQMSLKTLWESSDIAARAEFHWRLTLILSVLVMAVMVVPLSVVNPRQGRVLSMLPAMLLYLVFFLLQSSLRSNAGKGKLDPMVWMWLTNLAYLALAVILNLWDSVPARKLRASLKVAKGAA; this is translated from the coding sequence GTGATCATCATTCGATATCTGGTAAGGGAAACCTTCAAGAGCCAGGTGGCCATTCTGTTTATCCTGTTACTGATTTTTTTCTGTCAGAAACTGGTGCGGATATTGGGCGCGGCCGTGGACGGCGACATCCCGACGAATCTGGTTTTGTCCCTGCTGGGGCTGGGCGTGCCTGAGATGGCGCAACTGATTTTACCATTGAGTCTGTTCCTCGGGCTGCTGATGACTTTCGGTCGGCTCTATGCGGAAAGCGAAATCACCGTCATGCATGCCTGCGGGCTGAGTAAGAGCGTGTTGCTCAAGGCGGCGCTGTTGCTTTCGTTGCTGACCGCTTCGTTGGCGGCCGCGAATGTACTGTGGCTGAGCCCTTGGTCGTCGCGCCACCAGGATGAAGTGCTGGCACAAGCGCGAGCCAACCCGGGCATGGCGTCGCTGGCGGAAGGCCAGTTCCAGCAGACGCAGGACGGCAACTCGGTGCTGTTCGTCGGTAAGGTGAACGGCAGCGACTTTGAACGGGTTTTTCTGGCGCAATTACATCCGCGTGAGAATACCCGGCCGTCGGTGGTCGTGGCTGATCGCGGCACTGTTGCTGCGCGCGGTGACGGTTCTCAGGTGGTGACGCTCAGTAAAGGCACCCGCTATGAAGGCACGGCGATGTTGCGTGATTTTCGTATCACCGATTTTATCAATTATCAGGCTATCGTTGGTTATCAGCCGGTTGCGGTTGACCCGAGCAACGTTGAACAGATGAGTCTGAAGACGTTGTGGGAGTCTTCGGATATTGCCGCCCGCGCCGAGTTCCACTGGCGGTTAACGCTGATTCTGTCGGTACTGGTGATGGCGGTGATGGTGGTGCCGTTGAGCGTGGTCAACCCGCGTCAGGGCCGGGTGCTGAGTATGTTGCCGGCAATGCTGCTGTATCTGGTGTTTTTCCTGCTGCAAAGTTCGCTGCGATCTAACGCCGGCAAAGGCAAGCTCGACCCGATGGTGTGGATGTGGCTGACCAACCTGGCCTATCTTGCGCTTGCCGTCATCCTGAACCTGTGGGATAGCGTACCGGCGCGTAAATTGCGCGCCAGCCTGAAAGTAGCAAAAGGAGCGGCCTGA
- a CDS encoding nucleotidyl transferase AbiEii/AbiGii toxin family protein yields MDELIALFPDVADALGIESVSIVEKDYYIVELLRLLRHLTFDTHQLVFAGGTALSKAGISLNRMSEDVDIKLVPTANFLQQSSRSQRKNIRKDIIRTITESIVASRVFSFDDDYPKVTRDEYRYNEIPVRYPQMYSQIPCLRPFIKLELMETDLLESSETRDICSLVTDVTKKGEMVRAFPCATIISTQAEKLISIMRRTAASMRDLERVEDESLVRHIYDNFCIVKEKGVNAAALTHFIQECIEQDIARYGNQYPEFCESPVEELKRGLEELASNPVYKMRYQQFLAPMVFGEIRVSWEEAYSCFRQTALDVLQ; encoded by the coding sequence ATGGATGAGTTAATAGCATTATTTCCTGACGTTGCTGATGCACTTGGAATTGAGTCTGTCTCTATAGTGGAGAAAGATTATTACATCGTTGAATTATTACGCCTGCTTCGGCATCTGACTTTTGATACGCATCAACTGGTTTTTGCCGGAGGTACAGCGTTATCAAAAGCAGGAATATCGTTAAACCGGATGTCAGAAGATGTAGATATTAAGCTGGTTCCTACTGCTAATTTTTTGCAACAAAGCTCAAGAAGTCAGCGTAAGAATATACGTAAAGATATCATCCGAACGATTACCGAATCGATCGTTGCTTCCAGGGTTTTTAGTTTTGACGATGACTATCCCAAAGTCACTCGCGATGAATATCGTTACAATGAAATTCCCGTGCGTTATCCGCAAATGTATTCACAAATCCCTTGCCTGCGGCCATTTATTAAACTGGAGTTAATGGAAACAGACTTGCTTGAATCATCAGAAACGCGTGATATTTGCTCATTGGTAACTGATGTCACGAAAAAAGGGGAAATGGTTCGAGCTTTTCCATGTGCCACTATAATCAGTACGCAGGCTGAAAAGCTTATCTCGATAATGCGAAGAACCGCTGCAAGTATGCGTGATTTGGAACGAGTAGAGGATGAATCACTGGTGCGCCATATCTACGACAATTTTTGTATTGTCAAAGAGAAAGGCGTTAATGCTGCCGCTTTAACCCATTTTATTCAGGAATGTATTGAGCAAGATATTGCACGTTACGGTAATCAGTATCCTGAGTTCTGCGAATCGCCTGTTGAGGAACTAAAAAGAGGGCTGGAAGAGCTGGCAAGTAATCCTGTTTATAAAATGCGCTATCAACAATTCTTAGCACCAATGGTGTTTGGTGAAATCCGCGTTTCATGGGAAGAAGCCTATTCCTGTTTTCGCCAAACCGCATTAGATGTGCTGCAATGA
- a CDS encoding DUF6088 family protein, which translates to MTIKARIQSRLKRSKRYVFTRDDFKDLAGYDQVGRALRELVKEGQLLKVGYGVYTKARKNVITGRLMPASPGGSAAVVIEALERLKVDYRLADAASAYNSGKSTQVPASIEIKTPPRFKRVLSVGNSKLNG; encoded by the coding sequence ATGACCATAAAAGCTCGTATTCAGTCGCGGCTGAAACGCTCGAAGCGTTATGTTTTCACTCGTGACGACTTCAAAGATCTTGCTGGCTACGATCAAGTTGGCAGGGCGCTGCGTGAATTGGTAAAAGAGGGCCAACTGCTGAAAGTCGGTTATGGCGTCTATACCAAAGCGCGGAAAAATGTGATTACGGGTAGGCTAATGCCCGCCTCTCCCGGCGGTTCTGCTGCGGTGGTGATCGAAGCGCTGGAGCGCCTGAAAGTGGACTATCGCCTGGCTGATGCAGCAAGCGCTTACAATAGCGGCAAGTCAACTCAGGTTCCGGCGTCAATCGAAATCAAAACCCCCCCACGTTTTAAGCGCGTGTTGTCAGTAGGGAATAGCAAGTTAAATGGATGA
- a CDS encoding tyrosine-type recombinase/integrase, whose amino-acid sequence MKLNARQVETAKPKEKTYKMADGGGLYLEITPRGSKYWRMKYRRPDDKKEDRLAFGVWPTVTLAEARAKRDEAKKLLVQGIDPKAEQKEAQAETAGAYTFETIARQWHASNKRWGDYHRARVIRYLELYIFPHIGTADIRKLKTSHLLAPIKAVDASGKHDVAQRLQQRVTAIMRYAVQNDYIDSNPASDMSGALTTTKARHYPALPPERIHEFLSRLAAYRGRQMTRIAVELTLLTFVRSSELRFAQWREFDFDKAYWRVPAQREAIKGVRYSYRGMKMKEEHIVPL is encoded by the coding sequence ATGAAGCTCAATGCCCGTCAGGTCGAGACTGCCAAGCCCAAAGAGAAAACCTACAAGATGGCGGATGGGGGCGGCTTATATCTTGAAATTACCCCACGCGGTTCAAAATACTGGCGCATGAAGTATCGGCGTCCAGATGACAAGAAAGAGGACCGGCTGGCTTTTGGTGTTTGGCCGACAGTCACCCTGGCTGAGGCTCGCGCTAAACGTGATGAAGCTAAAAAGCTGCTGGTGCAAGGTATTGACCCAAAGGCTGAACAAAAAGAGGCACAGGCTGAAACTGCGGGGGCGTATACCTTTGAGACTATCGCCCGGCAGTGGCACGCCAGCAACAAGCGCTGGGGCGATTATCACCGCGCACGGGTGATTCGTTATCTTGAACTGTACATTTTTCCGCATATTGGCACGGCAGATATCCGTAAACTCAAAACCAGCCATCTGTTAGCGCCGATAAAAGCGGTGGATGCCAGCGGCAAGCACGATGTAGCACAACGCCTGCAACAGCGTGTTACGGCGATTATGCGCTATGCCGTGCAGAACGATTATATTGACTCTAATCCGGCTAGTGATATGAGCGGGGCATTAACGACGACAAAAGCACGGCACTATCCCGCCTTGCCGCCGGAACGTATCCATGAGTTCCTGTCACGGCTTGCGGCTTATCGTGGCCGCCAGATGACACGTATCGCAGTCGAACTCACGTTGCTGACGTTTGTACGTTCCAGTGAGCTTCGTTTTGCCCAATGGCGTGAGTTTGATTTTGATAAGGCTTACTGGCGGGTTCCTGCACAGCGGGAAGCGATCAAGGGTGTGCGCTACTCCTATCGTGGCATGAAGATGAAGGAAGAGCACATCGTGCCGCTCAG
- a CDS encoding DUF6880 family protein: MTSKLTKKQLAALNDLSRDTLLEIVLTLAREHQPARDLLVNGWLSAPDDVLKRLEKAYDKEANGRRFYDYYQADGFFADLEQDIVAPLGKLVPGHFLRVEALAGRMILDFERLSQQVDTSSGSWMDYLSALFEVWMAALAQQKEASPAVIAGKIYALALEDQWFDFERLVNWRGELGTETLRALRDLLLKDGHDDEAFILSLAIRDVAQAKALFERGNVSEITAVLQLCALLIDELRAPEAITILQALKQHTREWMLPKKEWATLLVNALLEEGRKEEARQVAEETFRQSPDVGFWQLYLKAGGDAGQDFERYLLMAIARGVEHTVQFLADTEHYALINDLLTGRSEYVLAFPSTFQSAFSFWRTLSSTLKKQGFTAGAVILRRRLAESVIGTAKSQYYASAASDAKQAIDYARAAGDAGWREETIGWLQALHREHFRKYALWKAMQEKIPALQVTKQGITLVD, encoded by the coding sequence ATGACCAGTAAATTGACGAAAAAGCAGCTTGCCGCGTTGAACGATCTTAGCCGTGACACATTGCTGGAGATTGTGCTGACGCTGGCCCGTGAGCATCAACCGGCGCGAGATTTGCTGGTTAACGGCTGGTTGTCTGCGCCGGACGATGTGCTAAAACGTCTGGAGAAAGCCTATGACAAGGAGGCGAACGGCAGGCGTTTTTATGATTACTACCAGGCCGATGGTTTCTTTGCCGATCTGGAGCAGGATATCGTGGCTCCGCTCGGCAAGTTAGTTCCTGGGCATTTTTTGCGGGTTGAGGCGCTGGCCGGTCGCATGATTCTGGATTTTGAGCGGCTGTCACAGCAGGTGGATACCTCCAGCGGGAGCTGGATGGATTACCTTTCCGCCTTGTTTGAGGTGTGGATGGCTGCGCTGGCGCAGCAAAAAGAGGCGTCTCCGGCGGTGATTGCCGGGAAGATCTACGCGCTGGCGCTGGAAGATCAGTGGTTTGATTTTGAGCGGTTGGTGAACTGGCGTGGCGAGCTGGGTACCGAGACGCTGCGAGCCTTGCGCGATTTGCTGCTGAAAGACGGGCATGACGATGAAGCCTTTATCCTCAGCCTGGCTATCCGCGATGTGGCGCAGGCCAAAGCGCTGTTTGAACGGGGTAATGTCAGCGAGATAACCGCCGTGCTGCAACTGTGCGCGTTGCTGATTGATGAGCTGCGTGCACCGGAAGCGATCACCATCCTTCAGGCGCTCAAACAGCACACGCGGGAGTGGATGCTGCCTAAAAAAGAGTGGGCTACCTTGCTGGTTAACGCGTTGCTGGAAGAAGGGCGCAAAGAAGAGGCACGTCAGGTGGCGGAAGAGACGTTCCGTCAGTCGCCGGATGTCGGGTTCTGGCAGTTGTATCTGAAAGCGGGCGGCGATGCCGGGCAGGATTTTGAGCGTTACCTGTTGATGGCGATAGCGCGCGGGGTTGAGCATACGGTGCAGTTTCTGGCCGATACCGAACACTATGCCCTGATTAACGACCTGCTCACCGGCAGGAGCGAATATGTGCTGGCTTTCCCATCAACATTCCAGAGTGCGTTTTCTTTTTGGCGCACCTTGTCGTCCACGCTGAAAAAGCAGGGGTTCACGGCGGGGGCGGTGATATTGCGGCGTCGGCTGGCGGAGTCGGTCATCGGTACGGCGAAAAGCCAGTATTATGCGTCTGCCGCGTCGGACGCCAAACAAGCGATTGACTACGCCCGTGCAGCGGGTGACGCGGGCTGGCGGGAAGAGACAATCGGCTGGTTGCAGGCACTGCACCGCGAACATTTTCGTAAATATGCCTTGTGGAAGGCGATGCAGGAGAAAATCCCTGCGCTACAGGTGACGAAGCAAGGCATTACACTGGTCGATTAA
- the vapB gene encoding type II toxin-antitoxin system VapB family antitoxin: MEKATVFKSNRSQAVRLPKAVALPDDVRHVDIVAIGRTRIITPAGESWDSWFDEAGVTPDFMSTREQPDEQIRDDF, from the coding sequence ATGGAAAAAGCCACGGTATTTAAAAGCAACCGGAGCCAGGCAGTACGGCTCCCTAAAGCTGTTGCGTTACCCGATGATGTTAGGCATGTCGATATTGTCGCCATTGGCCGCACGCGTATCATTACTCCGGCAGGCGAAAGCTGGGACAGTTGGTTTGATGAAGCGGGCGTGACACCGGATTTCATGAGCACCAGAGAGCAACCGGATGAACAGATCAGGGACGATTTTTGA